The Anopheles moucheti chromosome 3, idAnoMoucSN_F20_07, whole genome shotgun sequence genome contains the following window.
CCAGCTAGACGGGCGGGCACAAAATTACGGAACAAAGCTACAGAGcacaaattttgcaaacaGCAAATCAAGAATTATGAAAAGTAAATGAAGACGAAACAAATAGTTACACAGGAAAGGTTTATGCATAAAAAACCACACGAGTGTTCTCGATAAAGACAGGTGCTAAATAGAAGAGGGAAAAGAGAGAGGAGAGGGAGGGAGTACGTTGGGAATTAGGAACTTGATGAATAGTGCATCCTCATCACTAAACAGCAAGACACAGGGTCGATGTGCGCAACACAGTTGAACCTTTAATTGTGCTGTGGAACCTTACTATTGGGGTCAAGATTCAGGGTTAAAGAAGTTTTTTCCCCTTACGGACTGGTTTGACTAGTACAAGCTATTCACtggattttcttttattaatccatttgttttgcgctctatttgtgtttaattttgttttactttctacGTTACTGATTGTGCTGTCTTGGAATCCTGGGAAATGAAGGATACTATATTGATGGTTTAACTGTTAATTAATCAATGCTTAAATGCTATTCTGTTCCAATATACAAATAACGAAGTATCTTTATTTTTCGATATTAGTGTATCTACTCCCCTCGAAGGCTCATCCGTGACTGCTGCCGAATATGTGAAAGCATCTAAACAGAGAGGAGCAGTAGTACACTTGTACGATTTAGCTTCTTCACATTTACCATTTTACCTTAATTGAAATTATGCACCTTACTATCTCTATCTGCAAGAATCTTTTCTACTACAGTTTATTAAATAAAGAAGGAAATTGTTATGGTAAATAGCTGCTATCGTTATTGATAAGCCTCATCCATTTgagaaattatctttttcaaacCACTATCGTGTACTACAGAGGGCCAATAGTAACGCTAGCAGTAGTGTCCACAGGAAAGGCACTCTTTCCAATCCAACAGCAGCATGGTTGCATTCGTTTCCGAAGCACGTGCGACAGGACGCGTCTTTCGCGCTGGAACAAAGTTTCCTAGTGTCTGCGCTCAATTCCGCCAAACAGCCTCGTGCGTAAATGCGGTTCCGCACATCACGCATGACGTAGCAACCACGTCGATCGTACGGTACAATACCACGACACTCTTCCACTGACCACTGATCGCCATCACAGCCATTTTCCATACACTTAGCACATATCTGTAACTGCTCATTTCGCTGATTACAGCCGGCCCCAAGACACACCTGGACTGTGTCCGGTTGGCATTCTACTTGCCGTTCTTCTCCGACACAACCACGATGGAAAACGGATGTAAGCAGCGTATTGTTACCGATGGTCTGCTCAAGCGTGGCATAGCAAGTGTAGCAACCAACTTGAACAAAAGACGCATCCGATGGATGGCATCGTTGTGCAGTGGATTGTTCGTAGCCCCATTTGCATCGTTCACCAAGAACACTCTCATCACAAAGGACACATTCATGCAGTGTTACGGCGTATTCGTCCACATTGCAATCGTTTTCATCGGCACAGACGTGACAGTTGGCATCTGCTGGATTGCAGGCAGTGTCCTCCGAAAGGCAACCTCTGCGGACGGTATACTGCTCTACAAAAGTGTAACAAGCATCGATATGTCCCAGCAGAATATCCGGACACACAGTGCCTTGGTCTGTGTGTTGTAGCTTCGCACAATCCGATCCTTCGCAATGAAGGCAGGTGAGTGTGTTTGCAACGATCGGTGGAAGATCATTACAACCGTCTCCACTGGCACACGTAACGCACTTATCGGGACATTCGGAAATGGCATCTGATAGACATCCACGTCGAATATTAGTTGGGCTGACGGCGTACGTATAGCACGCATCGTTCGTACTGTTGTATAGCTGACAGACAGACGGTGTTTGTTGCGTCACATCCAAACAGTTGGCACCGGAACACTGATAACACTGCAACCGATTGGAAGGGAACAGAGCGCCGTTGCAGGAATCCCCTTCGGTGCACACCTCACAGGTACCATCTGGTCCGCTGCATAATTCTGAAGAAGCATCGAACTCGGCCGCACAGTCTCTCACGGTATAACCGTCATCTGGGAAACGAAGTCAAATGTAGACAAAAATAATACTCCCTTCGCATCACTCTAACGACTTACCGTCGATTATTGTAGCACATCCACCAATGGGGCATATCTTCTTGTCGAGCACTCTCGTCATTGGATCTACGCAGCTTGGATTAGTCTTTGAGGAGCAGGAGATACACTCCAGGGCTCGAGGTTCCACATTACACCCATCGGTAGAATCACAAACACCACACCGTCCTGCATCCTGCTCACATTCGTCACCATCCCGCAACTGTCCAACACATCCCTTCTTTGGACGATTCATATAGCTGTAGCACATCTCACCCTCTCTGTAAGGCTCACAGATGGTTGGCTCGAGCGATAGATCGGAACAAGATTCTCCTTCACATTGATAACACTTCAAACGTGACACTGGGAACAGCACATCGTTACAGCCGGACGAATGACAAAGTTGATAGGTTCCATCAGTTGCATGTCCCTTGCTACAAGTGTCGCTCTCATACAGTTCCGAGCATCCTTTAACGATAAGTGACGAACCGTTGGCGAAATGTTCAACAAACGACACACAGCTCGCTGTCTGACATGGTACGAGTTCGTTCTCGGAAGTTTTAAGCGTATCACCACATCCCGTCTCACCCTCGCAGGCAACGCACCGGACCGGTGGTCCATTGCAACGATCACAACGGCAGAGTGAACATTCACTGTTCCCAGCATTAGCACACTTGTCACGTAAGGACACAGCAGCATCGCTAAGGCACCCACGTGCAAGGATTTCACCGGCAAAGGAATGCACGTAGCAGGAATCCTGTCGCCCAAGCAGTAGTGGCTGGGTGCATTGTGCGAACCGCGTCGACTGCTCACAGTCGATCGCACGGGAACATTGGGCGCATATGAGCCCATTGGACCGTCTACTAGGTTCCGTATTGCAGCCAGATTTGGAATCGCATCGGACGCAATGATCTGGGTGTACAATACACGGGTTAGTCTCCAATGGGTCCGACACGCATCCCCGGAAGGTTTCCCCACCGTCTGAAAGATCCGTTTGAAGAGATAAGATATGCTCAAAGAGTGGGAAGAGTCGCACTACTCACCAGAAACATACGTGTAACACTCATCGTTTAGATTGTACTGCTGGCACGCGGCTGTTCGTGCAGAACTTTGAACCTCATCACAGGTGCTTCCTTGGCATTTAAAGCACTGTAGTCTACTTGTTGGATAAACGGCACTGTTTGACTTGGGACCCTCGAATGTATGACAGATATTGCCCGAATCACACTTCACTTTGAAGTCTTCAGCACAACCTTTCCGTGTCGTTGTTTCTTCCACCAAAGAAACGCACTGTCCTGTGCCGCATGTCTGAAGCAATGCATTATGTTTCGCCTCCTCCAGGTTATCGGCACAACCCGCGTACGTGTTCGTATTGCAAACGAAACATTTAACGTTGCGCACATTACAACCACTGTCTGAGCAGAATTTACATCTGACATCTGACTCGTCCAAACACTGCGCTGCAATAGGAGGTCTATTTTTCGTTAGCTCACTAAGACATCCTCTTTCGAGTGTTCCGTTCGGATGGAAGTAGGAATAGCATTGTTCGGTACGACCAAACAAAATCTCTGCCGGACATGGTTTTGCAATAGCCGCTTCGCTAGCATCAATTGCTGGACAATCATCACCCAAACATTGGGCACAGGTGAGGGAATTCTGGACGAAAGCGGGCTGATCGTTGCATCCAGTTATGTTGCACTTCTGACAGTGTTGATCACATGGTTCTGCACGCTGCAGAGTACATCCACGTTCTACAGTCGTCTCATCTGTTGACAATAGCAAAGAAAGCGTGAGTACGATCATGCACATCCTGGTAAGATAAACTTCGCCCAATACCTTGGAAATATGTGTAACAACTGTTTTCTCCTTCCAGGTAGACATCGCAATACCGTTCACTGTTCTTTGACGGATTAAGGCATTCGATCGTTCCAGAGCATTGATAACATTTGATGCGATCCTTCGGCAAAGCGCCACCGTTACAGTGATCACCCATACACCGCAGGCACGTACCGCTCGATCCTGAACATTTGGCAATCTGGTCCTGTTCGAAAGAGTCACTACATCCCCGTACCGTGTGACCATTATCTAGGTAAGGATACatttgttggatttttttttatttacagtgTCCGAGCATAGATTAAATACATAATTACTAATTTAAGACAAACAGATCCCCATGTGGAGACTAAACGACAATAGGGGCCAGAAAAGCTAGGAATCTAGGACGGATTGAAGAAGACCCGCACTGGGAGAGAGGGGAATTCCGGACATGCTGAAGAACTCTTTAGACAGACACGACTTGGACCTAAGACGCTAACTGTGACAGAAGAGATATGACCCAATGCATCGCAAAGTGTCCGCACCGACACCCAGTTTGGCGAGTTTGGCAAGCACAGTAGGGTATTTAGAAAGTCTATCGTACCTTTAAAATACATCTTTAACTTAAGCTATCCTTACCATCTATGAACGCCACACACTCCTCACTTTCGATACAAGTAGAGGAGACGGTGTTTTCCAGGTTGGGTTGGATACAGTTGGACGCTGGTCCATCCCTCGAGTTACACACATAACACTTGTTGCGATTACACAAATCACCAAAGCACCGTTCACACCGTTCGCTTGCGGTACCGGCAGTACATTCATCGTACCATGCCATACTCTCGCGGAGTTCCGACACGCATCCTTTGGCGGTAACCAATAGCTCACTGTAAAACGTATAGCATCCACCGCCAGTGGAGCAACTTTCTTCTGTAGGATTTTCATCACATAC
Protein-coding sequences here:
- the LOC128305914 gene encoding extracellular matrix protein A-like: MSPSSVRLAKVPVAVISVVILVVLMPTGSAQLTCYSCKECDTYDPNQMVECVSDCSIWYSSDDEETTVHRGCLEEAEIDAIIYDQCGTDRCNTVQVARCARCASTATAQCANVICPTSADQCYLNPTDGHRGCTSDQNYEVDCTAGSNSCTTCTSEPDQPCNDIRMCVVCDVSKNPECLEDDALFVQQCSETTDRCYRYMDTELTLHLGCTSDEDYSINCRDAGNCRVCSSDECNREDKFECYICDDCTSVKVGLDSKIECNIVEDSRCYTGYDAITKQTHRGCFSESVPPYDVFDLCEDSACNDRIFPDHLQCYQCVGCDDVNGADLSYCSNSKASSCYMMLADTVGTKTLIRGCNTDEQYADCQIDRNCVTCERDQCNGESSQMTRFCDRCDGVEECEKQILTYNCGDRSFTNQCYLYSDGLGVLKKGCILELDPAMAEACYDPSDTRCTICKDIQCNRKHCVRCDTRTDGLVCVLGDKTVPALRYALCDGDVCRVEIDSEGHTVRGCLEDFLKPCAAGSCRETLLAGSNGGLFPANRRQCFQCEGDDCWMGQQAEDGQYCQLYRGSEDGCYIYNDGTTIVRGCTTDLGAKCVTGSDDPHCVVSFEDLKNDIAQQQAPITCYQDCSENVLSCVPVTCPAPSDRCFLSVSYSGVVTRGCTSSNCPSDSKDCFTCKEPNCNGVYSVCSSCDTMADIECTVGEEHGEICEQSIGCFQYQSVDRALYGCAEKAPEFCLNEEEHCKFCDQSFCNSKALSLCYSCTDCRNVLTPIAQKTQLCATESDHCITGLVGDRIDRGCRSDMPQPIEDYIVIEDCTDPTCNRAPITDWASCYACTDCAEVTTETAVLCLNPATNQCYTLRSANGVISRGCATETALFDCDDGINCAVCDYDNCNNLVVPREFSCVQCGRIESCADYNVLSNCPNQLGLVVDACVTHKADTGIMKGCMSSIELFVLCYGTTNNGRCNVTLESQSNARPVQCVDCKADAECVRGDLNELQTATYFHGSCVSFLDESGDVVRGNVVEYPECRDSSHCVECFHDGCNVGLFPQDRLLCYQCSGVECAQLANSALTPEPCLRYDAANAKCYTWYGSASSAQRGCLLDDDSICQMEGVSCQSCTESGCNDVQYDSFSDTKMCVKCSTNRVCDENPTEESCSTGGGCYTFYSELLVTAKGCVSELRESMAWYDECTAGTASERCERCFGDLCNRNKCYVCNSRDGPASNCIQPNLENTVSSTCIESEECVAFIDDNGHTVRGCSDSFEQDQIAKCSGSSGTCLRCMGDHCNGGALPKDRIKCYQCSGTIECLNPSKNSERYCDVYLEGENSCYTYFQDETTVERGCTLQRAEPCDQHCQKCNITGCNDQPAFVQNSLTCAQCLGDDCPAIDASEAAIAKPCPAEILFGRTEQCYSYFHPNGTLERGCLSELTKNRPPIAAQCLDESDVRCKFCSDSGCNVRNVKCFVCNTNTYAGCADNLEEAKHNALLQTCGTGQCVSLVEETTTRKGCAEDFKVKCDSGNICHTFEGPKSNSAVYPTSRLQCFKCQGSTCDEVQSSARTAACQQYNLNDECYTYVSDGGETFRGCVSDPLETNPCIVHPDHCVRCDSKSGCNTEPSRRSNGLICAQCSRAIDCEQSTRFAQCTQPLLLGRQDSCYVHSFAGEILARGCLSDAAVSLRDKCANAGNSECSLCRCDRCNGPPVRCVACEGETGCGDTLKTSENELVPCQTASCVSFVEHFANGSSLIVKGCSELYESDTCSKGHATDGTYQLCHSSGCNDVLFPVSRLKCYQCEGESCSDLSLEPTICEPYREGEMCYSYMNRPKKGCVGQLRDGDECEQDAGRCGVCDSTDGCNVEPRALECISCSSKTNPSCVDPMTRVLDKKICPIGGCATIIDDDGYTVRDCAAEFDASSELCSGPDGTCEVCTEGDSCNGALFPSNRLQCYQCSGANCLDVTQQTPSVCQLYNSTNDACYTYAVSPTNIRRGCLSDAISECPDKCVTCASGDGCNDLPPIVANTLTCLHCEGSDCAKLQHTDQGTVCPDILLGHIDACYTFVEQYTVRRGCLSEDTACNPADANCHVCADENDCNVDEYAVTLHECVLCDESVLGERCKWGYEQSTAQRCHPSDASFVQVGCYTCYATLEQTIGNNTLLTSVFHRGCVGEERQVECQPDTVQVCLGAGCNQRNEQLQICAKCMENGCDGDQWSVEECRGIVPYDRRGCYVMRDVRNRIYARGCLAELSADTRKLCSSAKDASCRTCFGNECNHAAVGLERVPFLWTLLLALLLALCSTR